A region of the Festucalex cinctus isolate MCC-2025b chromosome 8, RoL_Fcin_1.0, whole genome shotgun sequence genome:
CATCAGAGGTGGGGACACATGAAAAATGGAGAAGCTTTTTCCACTTTTAGCTCCTCATCGAcaaacaaaaattggcaaattCTTATTGATGAGCTGCAGGAagaaaatattacaagaaaatattacatttttcgcTTTAAAAGAATTTCCATCAATGAAATcgttttacaagaataaagttgcaatATTCTGAGAGGAAAAAATGACTATCAGGTGAAATGACGCATTTATTCAGGAAAGTATATTCTCgtaagatttttttgttgtcaaaaaaaTTACATCTATTCTCGTAAgactaatttacttttttttttttatacatattaaTTCTCACAAGattatgacattaaaaaaatacaagaactACGGTAAATTACAACGTTTTGTAAAAGTTGAATCTATAGGATTGTGACTTTGTTCTcataaaatgttcacattttcagTGTTGACTAAAAAGTAGGGGACCTAAAACTCAACCTTGGGGCATGCCACAgttaactttctttttttctttctttctttctttctttctttctttctttctttttttctttttttctttctttcttttttctttctctttctttctttctttctttctttctttctttctttctttctttctttctatctatctacagAAAAAATCATTCTTGCAACATTATCTTGGAAAATTATtacttgagggaaaaaaaatggaacttaTTCGCATAGAccagaaatttaaaaaatgatgacttcgtaataacaaaaaaacctaAACGTGACTGAGCTCTATGATCTCCATCTTCTGCCTCACTGAGTGCCACAAAGCACCGTTGCGGGCCGCCCACCAGCATAGAGCACCGTGTGGACACTGACTGTCATTCTCCTCTTTCACCTGCTACCGCTGCTGCTACATGAACATGTTTTATAAATAAGTGTGTTAAATATTCATATGTCAGCATCTGCACCCAAACGCAGACTGCTAACTTTTCCTAAAGTCACCAGGACCAGAGAGAAATTATGTAACACTTTTGCAATTATTACCATAACATGTATTGTTGTGGTTTTAGAGGACACAGTAAgtaatatgtattatttttagaaGCTTTGCCATAAAaattaatgtacagtatttcagCAACAGTTCGCTCTTGATGTCATtccaatgcaaaaaaacaaaaaacaaaaacaaagtcagtCTTGGGGATGTcacattacacttttttttttttttttttttttttaatggcccaaAGAAGGTGCTTGAGTGACTCGCAATAAAAGGAACGGCACTTTTATAGAATTTTCATATCTGGGCTCTCTGGTTTTCATCACGCTTCTCCCTTCTGCGAGCAGTCTGTCACGCCTTCATCGGAAGAAAAGCTCCACATTGAATATtcataaagacattttttttctccctttatgTCACGTGACAGACACTTTACATAAAATGTGCATGAATGTGAGAACGTGTGGGTGGTGCTCAGTGGCCGTCACGTGACAGAGTCCATGTGCTCTCAAGTCTCTAAAAGTAGTGACAGATGTGATCCTCGTTACACAAAgacatactctttttttttttctttttttttttcccccccattgatTTGCTTTATATTTATagcctcaaaatgttttttcccaTACAAATGCTTACTGTAATTCTGACTTTACTACTGGGGTATACGTTTAGGTAAGTGGTAGGTAGGTGGCCATTATGACTCTCTGGCGCCATCTGTCGGCACATACTCTCATTACTAATAGATTACTGCAGTGTACTGTATACAGAATTGACggaataaaaaatgaagccgtTTTTGATGCATCACATACTAGTGTGACAAGTGTTTACATTCTGCTCAGATGCTGGGAGGGTTTAATATTTTCCCAGAATGCACTTGGTAGGATTAGGAGTGGATTATATCCCGTCTGTGTGCATGTGGCATAAATGTTGCCTTTACAATGCTCCTTTTTGATGGAGTCAGAGTGGTGTTTATTTAATAGTATTATTTTTAGCTAGGAGTTATGAATAATAATGACAGCCCTCTAATATTCTCGATCACGTGGGGCCAAAAGAGAGCAGCCACATCATTTTACATGGCTAAAGCTAATTATGTACCTTCTTGTTTCTTTAGCACACCTGTAGTAAAACATTGTAAATATGTTACATCTCCATTTTTGAATTACTTTTTTGCTCCTATTGTTATTCACCTATGTCACAAGTTCACAACTCCAATCcatcaatttgttgtgcaaATGAGGCAATTGaccaagacaaaaaataaaagcacatctgtacaccactacaaacactaattaTACAAAAAGAGCATTATCTTTGTAAAAGTATAGGTTTATAAATATTTGAGATATTGCTTGCATTTCATTGCATTAGTATTACTGCAATGTAAAAGTTGCCATAGTATGTCgttagtgaaaatgaaaaggAGAAAGGCAAGACGTGTTTTAAATGACTGCTTTATTTCTCAGCAGTGAtatcaaaaaaaagatttttgtaataaaaacGTTCAAAATAACAATCCAAGTTCGAAGACATGTCTGTAGAGTGCGGAGACCACAACACAAAAGAGAAATATCCTATCCAAGTTGAGTGTCTGCTAATAAGTAGGAATAAATACATGATGGACAAAATGTGAACGGTAGAAACTTTGAATGGAAACAGAAGGTGTGATGTCACTCTGCAGTGCCTCCTTGTGGCAACAACGCTTAACAAAAGCAACAACTATCACTGACTCGAGTCTTATCTGTCGGGTCTCATCATGCCCGGCCTGACTGGCATCATCATGGGTCGAGGGTGACGCATCATGTGAGGCGGTCCCGGCATCATCTGCATGGGCGCTCCCATCGGTGGCCGCATTCCTGCTCGTGGACATGAGGGAGTTAAACCTTCAGATTCAAACACCAGTTTACTTGATCAAAGCTGTAGAAGGTCCTACCGGGACCGCCGGGCATCATTCCGTGAGGCGGGGGTCCCATCATGGGCATCATTGGCGGACCGGCCATGGGCGGCGTGGGCAGCATGCCTGGACGTGGCGGGCCACCTGTGTGTCAAGCACAAACATTTTAATTACACTTACGTTGCCATCCTCACGTTCTACCTTtgactttgagtgtgtgtgGCATTAAAAGGTGGTGTGAGTGAGCATGTGCAGCAACATGAGTGTGGAGTTAGCTGTTAGCCAGTTTGCGCACTGAGTGCCAGGGCATCAATTGTGGCTATAATAGCTTgtgtacaaatatattttgttttttatcccaAAAACACACCATACAAAATCATCTAAGGTAGtgaaaacaattaaatattCCCATGCTGTACTTATTTGTGACGTCTCCAGCGCAACAGCGGCAAAGTGAGAGTCCAGCATGTTGCTTTAACACGGCACAGCTAAAACGAccaatgaaaacatttgttacATTATGTACTTATTCCTAGCTATGGTTTAAAGAAGGGAAAAAGGCCCCTTACAGTTACTTGGTTTGAAAAACCGAGTGTGACATGTGTAACAAGATTCATTCCATGCTAACTTACCAGGAGGGGGAGCACCTGTGAATGGTGTGGGAGGGATTTTCCCTTGTTGAAAAGCAGCCGCTGTTGAAAAAAGggataaaagaaaacaaattcaTTTGGTATTTGTCACAAATGTTCTGACAACACAATCTTTAAACCCCATTTGCTTACTGGTTTTATCGATCAGGCTCTGGGCCTGCTCCTCCATCCATTTCTGGTAGTAGTCCTTCacattttctttgtgttttctCCCACTGCAGTGGGTCTTCCTCACCGACGGCTGAAGAATCAGAACAGAGAAGATGGATTTTAACAGACGCACGTGCCATAATTTGTTAAGGAATTTATCATGCTGTGCTTACCGAATCGTGTGTCAGGTAGGTGTCGCAGTAGTCACAGTAAAACCTGTAGAATGAGATTACAAAAACGTATTcactttttaaatcatttttacaaataaatagcGTTCAAGCCCTGGTTTCTAAATCCACATTTAGGCTCGTCTTGTTTAATGCCTGCACTTAAGACTGCACCAAATACTGTTCTACTTTAACCGGCTACACGTTGAttcaattgaaaataaaataaccatataGACATGTTCGAAAGTAGTATTTCAGGTTCGATCGTAGTAGTATGAACTTGCAATGGAAGTGGAATGATCAGCGTATGGTCCCGTCTAACTACAAAAGCTAACGATTAATGTATGTAAGTAGTTCAACCAGCTTTTAAATATGCtcgcaatatcatgctactgaCAATATATTAATGTAATAATGTTATTATactggaccaaaaaaaataaaaataatttttccgcGAGTTTCGCTCCAGAAAATAGACGAAGCCGGCACAAAGCTAGCACTGCCTCAAAAGATAACCTGTCGATTATTTTTGTCGTGTTCTAACCTTAACCTCCACCAGTAATAGATATTAATGTATGTTTAAttgtttgaacattttggatcaACTGTTTAATCACCACAAATCAAGAATATAACTACTTACTTCGGCATGTTTCAGGGGAGACTGCGTCCGAGACCGCCACTACGGTGCTCTTAATAAAGGTTCCGAGCAGAAACGTGTCTTATCTACAAAGCGTTCCGGCGAGAAAGCGGTGGCAAGAACGTGTTAATCACCACGGTTCCGACGTACTCTTACATTTgagatttcattttaaaatacatacaaCATAGTGCCATatttaaggaaaaaatatatataagtgGGCGACATTTGATGAACACGGTTAAATGGCAATCCTTATGGATTTAGCGTCAAACAGGTCGAAAATTATGGTTGTGAAGGAAAGGCGTTAACCGCTTCACACGCTAAACAAATGTCATGTGAGAATGGACGACAGTTGAAACCCTTCAATATTAGCATATACTGCAATAACCGCATGAATCTGTTTTCACATTTCAGGTGTTCCGCGGCAAAAAAGAGCAAATTGTGAACTCGAGTGATGGGCCAATCGGAAGAGGGCTGCAAATAGCAACAGATGACGTCATCCCCGCGGCGTGATTGGCGCGGGTGACGCGCTGGGCTGTTGCAACGTCAAACTTCGTCCCCCTTGTCGTGCCATGCGCATTGGTGCTTGTTGTTGTGGCGGTGGAGCAGCTTGTTATGGCTAGACGAGGCCTCGGACTCGACTGAGAGAGgctccccccccgcccccccccttaCTCCCTTACCCCGCCCTCCTCCCCCACCACCCTCATGGAGGGCACGGACATGGACGTGGACGCGGAGCTCATGCAGAAATTCAGCTGCATGGGCACCACGGACAAGGACGTCCTCATCACCGAGTTCCAGAGGCTGCTGGGCTTCCAGCTCAACCCCGCCGGCTGCGCCTTCTTCCTGGACATGACCAACTGGTGAGAGCGGGGatgaggcggaggaggagggccCAGCGGGTGTGTTGTTATGTC
Encoded here:
- the snrpc gene encoding U1 small nuclear ribonucleoprotein C, with product MPKFYCDYCDTYLTHDSPSVRKTHCSGRKHKENVKDYYQKWMEEQAQSLIDKTTAAFQQGKIPPTPFTGAPPPGGPPRPGMLPTPPMAGPPMMPMMGPPPHGMMPGGPGMRPPMGAPMQMMPGPPHMMRHPRPMMMPVRPGMMRPDR